The Desulfococcus multivorans DNA window ATACAGCCCACGGCACCAACCCAGCCTCCGCCGCCCTTTGCGGATACGCCCCCGTTCCCGTGACATCGGGTGACGACGGCGTCCTCTCCGTTGAGGCGGTTGAAGCACTTATGGACGAAGAGACGGCCGGCATCATGGTCACCAACCCCAACACGTTGGGCCTCTTCGAGCAAAACATCCGGAAGGTGGCCGAGGTCGTCCACCGCAAAGGCGGCCTCGTATACGGCGACGGTGCCAATATGAACGCCGTCATGGGCATCGTTAAGATGGGTGAAATCGGCATCGACGCCATCCACCTCAACCTGCACAAAACCTTCTCGACTCCACACGGCGGGGGAGGACCCGGCGCTGGTCCGGTGTGCGTCCGAAAGCACCTGGAACCATTTCTGCCCGTTCCCCGGGTGACTAAAAACGGAGACGCCTACGCCCTCCAATACAACCGTCCCGACAGCATCGGAAAGATTCACGCCTTCCACGGTAATTTCGGCATCCTGATCCGCGCATACAGCTACATTCTGAGCATGGGCAGACACCTCAAAACCGCCAGTCAACATGCAGTTCTGAGCGCCAACTATATCAAGGAACGGCTCAAGGACGTCCTTCATCTACCCTATGACCGACCCTGCATGCACGAATGCGTCTTCACCGACAAAAATCAGGAGGATTTCAAGATCACCACCCTGGATATGGCCAAACGCCTCATGGACTACGGCTTTCATCCCCCCACTATCTATTTTCCCCTGGTGGTTCACGGCGCCATTATGATCGAGCCGACGGAAACGGAGCCCAAAGAAAACCTCGACCAGTTCATCGAGACCTTCAAGATCATCATTAAGGAGGCTGTGGAAACCCCGGAACTGCTGCGAGAAGCGCCCACGGCCCCCAAAGTCCGTCGGCTGGACGAGGCCACGGCGGCCCGAAAGCCCTGCCTCTGCGGATAGGAAAACTGCGATATCGACATGGAGGACGAATGGAAAAACGTTTTATCATGACAGCCTTCGGCACAGACCGCCCGGGGATCGTGGCCGACGTGACCGAAGTGATTTTTGAGACTGGATGCACCCTGGAAAATACCACCATGACCCGTCTGGCAGACGAATTCACATTGATTCTGCTGTTTACAGGCCAGGGCGACGAACTCGAACAGACGCTCCATATGGCCTGTCGCCGGCTGGAGCGGGAGAAGAACATTTTCAGCGTTCCTCAGGGTTCTTCCAAAAAGACCACCCCGGATTCCGCCGACAGGGACCTTGCGAAAGGTGCACGTCGAGGGACTGGACCAGTCCGGAATCGTTTACAGGATCAGCCGTTTTCTGGCAGATCATCGGGTGAATATCGAAAACCTTGCCGCCTCGGTCCGTCCTTCTCCCGAAAGCGGTGCCGACATCTACAGCATGGAAATTGTCGTTCAGGTGCCGGATAGCGTCACCCTCGATACCATCGATCGGGGGTTGGACCGTATCGCCAACGATCTGAACGTAGATATCATCTTCAGATAGAAGCCTTATCGTTTCGATATGCCGCCGGCGTCGACCTCCCGCAAGCAGCGGCACTTCTCCCCTTCGCCCCCCGTCGTTATCCTCCGGCGCCCGCCGTAGAATAACGACGGGGCCCCTTTTTTGCTTTACAAGCATTGGTGCTCAATGAAATACTTGGATCATTCAACGGTTGCGTTCAAAAATTCACGAAACGCCTCCGTCAATGATTCTGGCATCACCATACATCATTATGAAATCCTATACCCAGAACGCCGCTTTAATTTCAGACGCGAAACCACAGGAAAGCCCGGGCCTCGGGAAACCTTATCACCCCTTGCCGGTTTCCGCCGCACCGAACGCTCTTACCGAGCGGATCAAAGAGCTGAACTGTCTCTACGGCATTTCCAACCTATTTGAGAATCAGGATGTTTCATTGTCATGGATCATGCAGCGCGCCGTCGACCTGATTCCGGCCGCCTGGCAGTATCCTGAAAACGCCTGCGCACGGATCCGGATCGACGGGCAGGAGTATACCTCGAGACATTTCATACCTACCCGATGGCGCCAGAACGCCTGCATCGAGTTAAACGGATGCCGTGTCGGCGAAGTGGAGGTTTGCTACACGGCGCCGCCGCCGGGAGGCGACGACGTCGCTTTTCTCGAGGAGGAAGATCGCCTGCTGAGGGCTATCAGTGAGCGATTGAGCAGAGTTCTGTGGCTCAAGCGCGCCGAAGAAGCGCTCAAGGAGAGTGAAGAGCGCTATCGCGTATTGACCGAACAGGTCGAAGAAGGCGTTACGCTCGTACAAAATTCTCGATTCTGTTACGTCAATCCGGCATTCTGTAAAATTTTCGATGTGACTTCGGCTGCAGAGATGGTGAACGGATGGGTTCACACGCCTCCCGCAGGAAACGCGGATGAGATTGCCCGGCTCTATGACATCGTAACCGCTGATGTCATCGCGACCAAGGTTGAGGCGATTCACCGGCTGATCCGATCGGGAAAGGTGCTTTGGATCCAGGTTTGCCACAGTTCGATTTCGTATAAAGGCCGCCCGGCGCTGCTGTCGACCTTCAAGGATGTTACTGAAATCAAAGAGCAGCAGCTCGCCGCGCAGCGCAGGGCGGATTTGCTGCACGACGAAAATCGCGTTTTGCGGTCATCCTTAAAGGAGCGGTATCGGCTTGGGGAAATTCTCGGCCGGTCTCCGGCTATGCAGGAGGTTTACGAACTGATTCTGAAGGCGGCGACCACGGATGCAAGCGTGGCCATATTCGGCGAATCCGGTTCCGGCAAGGAACTGGTCGCCCATGCCATCCACGACCACAGTGCCCGAAAAAAGAACACCTTTGTGGCGGTCAATTGCGGCGCCGTTCAGGAATCCCTGTTCGAACGAGAATTTTTCGGTCATCGCAAGGGTGCGTTTTCCAGCGCCCATGCGGATGCGCCAGGCTACCTGGACCTGGCCGACGGCGGGACCCTGTTTCTGGATGAGATCGGCGAGTTGACCGTCAATATGCAGGCAAAATTGCTCAGAGCCATCGAAGGCGGGGGGTATCGCCCCGTCGGCGGAATAGAATGTGCTGCGGCCGACTTTCGCATGATATCGGCGTCCAATACCGCTTTGAGCGAAAGGGTTCAGGATGGGAAAATGCGCAGCGATTTTTTCTATCGCATTCAAGTGATTCAGATTCAGTTACCTCCGCTGCGCACCCGAAAACAGGATATTCCGCTACTGGTGGAACACTTCCTGCGTAAAATGAAACCCACTTCCGGCATCACCAGAGTCCCCGGCAGCGTGATGGATATTCTTACCGAGTATGATTGGCCCGGCAACGTCCGTGAACTGCGCAATGTGTTGCAGCGGTACGTCACACTCGGGACACTTGAATTCCTGTCACCCGATCCGAATGTCAATACTGTCTCGCCCTTAACGGAATTGAATCTTCGTCAAGCCGTCCGGCAGTTGGAAAAATCCCTGATTCTAAAAGCCCTGCGACAGGCCGGCGGCAATCGAACCCAGGCCGCGAGCCTGTTGGGAATATCTCGAAGGGCCCTGTTTCGGAAGATGTCCACACCGTGAGTGCCTGAATCGCCCGAGTCGGGCGAAAACGCCCATTTATTAAATATGTTATGATTTAAATAGGTTGCGACCGTTTTCAGGTTTTTAGCGGGCGGTTTTTGCCTTTGTCGTTTTTCAATCCCGTTTCGAGCTCTCCAATCTGATCGTCATATCCGTCAGTTATAGTTATCCACACCGATTGGCATCGCATTTGCTTCCCTCCCAAGAATAAGATGTTGCGCATTTCTGTTGATGCGCCGATAAAATGAACCCCTCGTCCTCGGAGTTATTCGCTGTGGAACTCGTGAAGAACAAAGCTTCCGGAAAATACTTTGTCGTGCTTGACG harbors:
- the gcvPB gene encoding aminomethyl-transferring glycine dehydrogenase subunit GcvPB; this encodes MTESPGTTGLIMNEPLLWEKSRQGRCGISIPESDVETTPLDAEFAGEGPDFPDLSEVDVVRHFTRLSQWNFGVDTGMYPLGSCTMKYNPKIHEKIAALPGFAGAHPMLPPDLAQGTLRIMYELERFLCEITGMDATTLQPAAGAHGELTAMLLFYAYHKSKGEKRTRILIPDTAHGTNPASAALCGYAPVPVTSGDDGVLSVEAVEALMDEETAGIMVTNPNTLGLFEQNIRKVAEVVHRKGGLVYGDGANMNAVMGIVKMGEIGIDAIHLNLHKTFSTPHGGGGPGAGPVCVRKHLEPFLPVPRVTKNGDAYALQYNRPDSIGKIHAFHGNFGILIRAYSYILSMGRHLKTASQHAVLSANYIKERLKDVLHLPYDRPCMHECVFTDKNQEDFKITTLDMAKRLMDYGFHPPTIYFPLVVHGAIMIEPTETEPKENLDQFIETFKIIIKEAVETPELLREAPTAPKVRRLDEATAARKPCLCG
- a CDS encoding sigma-54 interaction domain-containing protein — its product is MSWIMQRAVDLIPAAWQYPENACARIRIDGQEYTSRHFIPTRWRQNACIELNGCRVGEVEVCYTAPPPGGDDVAFLEEEDRLLRAISERLSRVLWLKRAEEALKESEERYRVLTEQVEEGVTLVQNSRFCYVNPAFCKIFDVTSAAEMVNGWVHTPPAGNADEIARLYDIVTADVIATKVEAIHRLIRSGKVLWIQVCHSSISYKGRPALLSTFKDVTEIKEQQLAAQRRADLLHDENRVLRSSLKERYRLGEILGRSPAMQEVYELILKAATTDASVAIFGESGSGKELVAHAIHDHSARKKNTFVAVNCGAVQESLFEREFFGHRKGAFSSAHADAPGYLDLADGGTLFLDEIGELTVNMQAKLLRAIEGGGYRPVGGIECAAADFRMISASNTALSERVQDGKMRSDFFYRIQVIQIQLPPLRTRKQDIPLLVEHFLRKMKPTSGITRVPGSVMDILTEYDWPGNVRELRNVLQRYVTLGTLEFLSPDPNVNTVSPLTELNLRQAVRQLEKSLILKALRQAGGNRTQAASLLGISRRALFRKMSTP
- a CDS encoding glycine cleavage system protein R, with amino-acid sequence MHVEGLDQSGIVYRISRFLADHRVNIENLAASVRPSPESGADIYSMEIVVQVPDSVTLDTIDRGLDRIANDLNVDIIFR